Genomic DNA from Peribacillus simplex:
TTTTTTCCCCTTTCCTAAGTCAATGCGTATGGTGTTATTTCTCCGTTTAAGACCTGAACGATATTTCTCGCTGCCTTTTGACGAAGTTCAACCATTGCTTCCTCTGAATACCAGGCACTGTGCGGCGTAATGATGACATTGTCCATTGTGAGCAGCGGGCTATCGGTGCTGACCGGCTCATTCTCTGTCACATCAAGTGCTGCACCTGCAATTACCCCTTTTTCAAGTGCATCAGAAAGTGCTTTTTCATCGATTATCGGTCCACGTGCCGTGTTAATGATAACCGCATTTCTCTTCATTTGTTTAAGGCGCTCCTCATTGATCAGATGGTATGTATCATCAATCAAGGGCACATGGATCGACAAATAATCAGCTTCTGCTATAATTTCGTCGAGCTCCATTTTTTGAACCCCAACCGCAGCCATGTCTGCCGCCGATACGAAAGGATCGTATGCAGCAGTTTTAAAGCCGAGCGGTCTCACCTTTTCAATGAAACGGCGCGGAATCCGTCCAAAGCCTAGAACCCCAACAGTTTGCTCGTTAAATCGATGAATCGGGACACACACCTTAAAGTCCCAGTTGCCTTTTTTCACTTCATTGTTTAACAATGTCACTTTCCGCGCCGAAGAAAGTAAAAGTGCCAATGCATGATTGGATACTTCTTCCATGCCATAATCCGGTACATTGGCGACAGTAATCCCCTTTTCCTTAGCCGCATTGAGATCAATTGTATTGACGCCAACACCGTAACGGGAAATGATTTTGGTGTTTTCAAGCGAATCAATAACTCGGCGTGAGATGGGAGCATATTGATTTAAAATTGCATCCACTTCTTTTGCCTGCCCCATTACTTCTTCTTCAGTTTTGCATTGAGCTTTGATGAATTCGATTTCCAGACCGCTTTCTTGAAAAATCTCTTCTTCATATTTCAAATGTTCAAATTCGTAATCCTTTATTAATATTTTAAAGGACATTTGGGCTCAACTCCCTTTTAGTAATAAATACGTTAATATCATTATTTAACTGCTGCCTTTTCAATTTTCGCAATTCCAAGTCCTTTTGCACCGAGTTTCGATGTTTTTGCTTCTGGATAGTATCGTTCGATCATTTGAATACCAATTGCGGCACGGCGTACACGTTCCTTTGTGAGTGAGATGTTCGTACTTTCCCATTGTTTCCCTGATGGATATACATCAGGATGATTACGAAGACCGAATTTGATGTAGACAGGCGCCAATACACGGATTATTTCCGGTATTTCATAATAGCGAAGAAAGCCGCCGAAGGTATCCGGAACTTCAACGTATAAATCAATTGGAATGTCTATTGATTGGCGGATCGCTGCAAGTTTAGACAGCGTTAATGCAGGTGGCACGTTGTAGGTATCCGCACCGATGTCTTCCATTAATTTGACGGATACTGGATTGGCTGAACCCATTTGAACCGATACTTTAACAACAAAGTCTTCCGGAAGCTGTCCGTATTTTTTCATTTCTTTCGTTAAAAGAAGGAGACCTTCATCCGCAACTAACGCACCGCGAAGGCCTAGTGCAGCCCCTCTTTTCAGGTCTTCCATGGCATAAACAAGCTGATCGGAGCCCTCATGGCGAATTCCCTGAGATTTGCCTCCTGTCGTAAGCGGTCCGGCACTGACATCCCATGAACCCCTGGGACCGACAAACAAACTCAGCTCCATGCCTCGCTCTGCTGTCATTTTACACATTTCTTTAATTTCATCATCGGTTTGAAGCATGATGCCGCTGCCTTGAGATATTCGGTGAATAGTCAAACCGAGCCGGTCAATTTCTTTCAATGTTTCTTTCAGTGCTATCGGACCTTCTACGCTTGGGAGTTCAATGCGGTATTGAGCACCGTCTGGAAATGTTTTCGTTGATGTAGGAAGTTCTTTAAGATCAGTTGATGGGTATCCTAATTGTTCGAGCAAGTCTCGTGATTCTTTCATTTCTGGACGCCTTCTTTCAAATTTATATTTTTTAAAAGAGCAGCTACTTTGTCACTCAAATCAGCAGGGTA
This window encodes:
- a CDS encoding U32 family peptidase → MKESRDLLEQLGYPSTDLKELPTSTKTFPDGAQYRIELPSVEGPIALKETLKEIDRLGLTIHRISQGSGIMLQTDDEIKEMCKMTAERGMELSLFVGPRGSWDVSAGPLTTGGKSQGIRHEGSDQLVYAMEDLKRGAALGLRGALVADEGLLLLTKEMKKYGQLPEDFVVKVSVQMGSANPVSVKLMEDIGADTYNVPPALTLSKLAAIRQSIDIPIDLYVEVPDTFGGFLRYYEIPEIIRVLAPVYIKFGLRNHPDVYPSGKQWESTNISLTKERVRRAAIGIQMIERYYPEAKTSKLGAKGLGIAKIEKAAVK
- a CDS encoding C-terminal binding protein; the encoded protein is MSFKILIKDYEFEHLKYEEEIFQESGLEIEFIKAQCKTEEEVMGQAKEVDAILNQYAPISRRVIDSLENTKIISRYGVGVNTIDLNAAKEKGITVANVPDYGMEEVSNHALALLLSSARKVTLLNNEVKKGNWDFKVCVPIHRFNEQTVGVLGFGRIPRRFIEKVRPLGFKTAAYDPFVSAADMAAVGVQKMELDEIIAEADYLSIHVPLIDDTYHLINEERLKQMKRNAVIINTARGPIIDEKALSDALEKGVIAGAALDVTENEPVSTDSPLLTMDNVIITPHSAWYSEEAMVELRQKAARNIVQVLNGEITPYALT